A genome region from Triticum aestivum cultivar Chinese Spring chromosome 2B, IWGSC CS RefSeq v2.1, whole genome shotgun sequence includes the following:
- the LOC123042932 gene encoding cysteine-rich receptor-like protein kinase 8: MALQRPPLLLLCFHLLAALHTTSYAALSSHLPQAMDCSTSGNYTSTSAYAANLNKFLASLPEKTIFKNGGFINDTVGEGTGTVYGLAMCSADYSRSDCGDCLAAAASSNANGLPNRCPGSTTVLAWFDPCLVRYSDTNFFGTAQTGEIYTLNGPRAIWEPLQYRNDVVRNLNESIAAAVASSQRFAASSTDPYTLVQCTWDLPPDQCKQCLDVLTANASKDWTSMAVDGKRRSYSCSVRYGNTSFVVVPFGGAPTPQSVDQATTSANQSSSAAGKGSLTAGVVGSVVGLILLACACLIWYRRNAHPNAHKFTYQQLVGATRDFADTRRLGQGAFGVVYKGAVMVQDKEVDVAIKTALVVSDEARAAFKNEVEIMSPLNHSNIIRLVGSCDEEDNLLLVYELVEDRNLQARLYGRGARVDAELTGVRARGSSLDLDWRKRYNILLGITWGLEYLHAKCAKCVLHRDIKPGNVMLDRDSNAKLCDFGLVTQLTHAITSRSTNNIIGTQVYMDPAYRNTGKITKESDVYSFGVLLLEVVCGEEPVLIDGAGKNSLIEKVRECEKRNAILDAADQQLRGEFDEEIKAALSIGLCCVETRRGDRPTIQIVLGRLLSLTGKLASNNRHPNAVCDEV, translated from the exons ATGGCACTCCAACGACCTCCACTGTTGCTCCTTTGCTTCCATCTGCTGGCTGCATTACACACAACCTCCTATGCGGCCTTGAGCTCACACCTGCCGCAAGCCATGGACTGTTCAACGTCCGGGAACTACACCTCTACCAGTGCCTACGCCGCCAACCTGAACAAATTCCTTGCTTCCCTCCcggagaagactatcttcaagaaCGGTGGCTTCATCAACGACACGGTCGGGGAGGGCACGGGCACTGTGTACGGCCTCGCAATGTGCTCCGCTGACTACTCGCGCTCTGACTGCGGTGACTGCCTCGCGGCCGCTGCCAGCAGCAACGCTAATGGTCTGCCGAACCGCTGCCCTGGGAGCACCACTGTGCTCGCCTGGTTCGACCCGTGCCTCGTCCGCTACTCTGACACCAACTTCTTTGGCACCGCTCAGACAG GTGAAATCTACACGCTGAATGGTCCAAGAGCCATCTGGGAGCCGCTGCAGTACCGTAACGACGTAGTCAGAAACTTGAACGAGTCGATAGCGGCCGCAGTGGCCTCGTCGCAGCGATTCGCGGCATCGTCGACGGATCCATACACGTTGGTTCAGTGCACGTGGGACCTGCCGCCGGACCAGTGCAAGCAGTGCCTGGACGTGCTGACGGCCAATGCGTCGAAGGACTGGACATCCATGGCAGTAGATGGTAAGCGTAGGAGCTACAGCTGTTCTGTTAGGTACGGCAACACAAGCTTCGTGGTTGTGCCGTTCGGTGGTGCCCCTACGCCGCAATCTGTAGATCAAGCGACCACATCAGCTAATCAGTCGAGCAGCGCCGCGGGGAAAG GTTCTCTGACAGCTGGCGTGGTGGGTTCTGTAGTTGGCCTAATTTTGTTGGCTTGTGCATGTTTGATTTGGTATCGACGGAATG CACACCCAAATGCTCACAAATTCACTTACCAACAATTGGTGGGTGCAACCCGTGACTTCGCAGACACGCGAAGGCTTGGACAGGGTGCCTTTGGTGTTGTCTATAAAGGTGCAGTGATGGTGCAAGACAAAGAGGTGGACGTGGCTATAAAAACGGCACTTGTTGTGTCAGATGAAGCTAGGGCTGCCTTTAAGAACGAGGTTGAGATTATGAGCCCGCTGAACCATTCCAACATTATACGTCTTGTGGGTTCGTGCGACGAAGAGGACAATCTCTTGCTTGTTTACGAACTAGTGGAGGATCGCAACCTTCAGGCTCGGCTTTATGGCCGTGGTGCTCGTGTGGACGCAGAACTAACCGGTGTAAGGGCTCGGGGTTCAAGCCTTGATCTAGATTGGCGGAAAAG GTATAACATACTGCTTGGAATAACCTGGGGTCTTGAATACCTCCATGCTAAATGCGCTAAATGTGTCCTGCATAGGGACATCAAGCCAGGCAATGTGATGCTGGATAGGGACTCCAATGCTAAACTGTGTGACTTCGGGCTGGTGACGCAACTCACCCACGCAATAACCTCACGCTCGACGAACAACATCATTGGAACACAAGTCTACATGGACCCAGCATACCGGAACACCGGGAAGATAACTAAGGAATCTGATGTGTACAGCTTCGGTGTGCTGTTGCTTGAGGTTGTATGTGGCGAGGAGCCAGTCCTAATTGACGGCGCTGGGAAAAACAGCCTCATCGAGAAGGTCCGAGAATGTGAGAAGAGAAATGCAATTCTCGATGCAGCTGACCAACAACTAAGGGGCGAGTTTGATGAGGAAATCAAAGCAGCACTATCGATTGGGCTCTGTTGTGTCGAAACAAGACGTGGTGACCGTCCAACAATCCAAATTGTGTTGGGCCGGTTATTAAGCCTGACCGGCAAATTAGCTTCCAATAACCGCCATCCAAACGCAGTCTGTGATGAGGTGTGA